The following is a genomic window from Brucella pseudogrignonensis.
CTGTCAGAAGGCGCGCAACACCCTGATCGGTTTCGGTTAGCTGCAAGGCCGCCTGCAACACATCAATCGTCCCCTGCCCGCGTACGCCCAGCTGCCCGCTGATCCAGTCGAGAACTTCATCGAACAAAGCTGGAGCACGCGAAAGCACACGCGCCACATCAAGCGCCATCACATTGCCCGAGCCTTCCCAGATCGCATTGACCGGCGCTTCGCGATAGGCCCGTGCGAGATTTCCTTCCTCTATGTAGCCATTGCCGCCAAGGCACTCCATCGCTTCATAAAGCAATGCCGGTGCAATTTTGCAGACCCAGTATTTCACAACCGGCGTCATGCAGCGCGCAAAAGCCGCTTCCGCGCGATCACTTGCAGCCATATCAAAAGCGCGCGCCAGACGCATGGAAAGTGCGGTAGCACCCGCGACATCCAGTGCCATATCGGCAAGAACGCGGCTCATCAGCGGCTGTTCAATGAGCTTTTGCCCACCCACCTCACGATGACGCGCATGGTGAACGGCCTCGGCCAGCCCTGAGCGCATCAGACCAGCAGAGGCAACCGCACAATCAAGCCGCGTCAGTGTCACCATATCCATGATGGTTTTGACGCCTTCGCCGGGATTACCGACCAGATGACCAATCGCGCCGTCGAACTCGACTTCGGATGAAGCATTGGATTTGTTGCCGAGTTTGTCTTTGAGACGTTGGAAGTAGAAGCCGTTTCCAGCCGTTTCATTGGTCAGACGCGGCAACAGGAAGCAGGAAAGCCCCTCTTCCGCCTGTGCCAGCACCAGAAAGGCATCCGACATAGGCGCCGACATGAACCACTTATGGCCGCTGATTGCATAGGTGCCATCTTCATTGCGTTCTGCGCGGGTAGTATTGGCGCGAACATCCGTGCCGCCCTGCTTCTCGGTCATGCCCATGCCAAGCGTTATGCCGTGCTTCTGCAGAGCAGGCTTTTGCGAGGAATCATACTTGCGCGACAGAATCTGCGGCGACCATTCCTTGTAGAGATCGGGCGACGCCATGACGGCTGCAAGCGACGCATTGGTCATGGTCAACGGGCAGAGATGCCCTGCCTCAAGCTGTGCTGTCAGGAAGAAGCGCGCGGCGCGAGCCTGATGGCGACGTCCGGCTTCAGCTGGATTGGCCTCCCAAATTGAGCAATGAAGGCCCTGCGCAATCGAACGGCGCATCAGCGCATGATAAGCGGGGTGATATTCCACCAGATCAGCGCGACGACCCTGACGATCATGCGTGCGCAGCTTTGGCAATTCGGTGTTGGCAAGACGCGCCAGATCCTGCGCTTCTGCCGACATGACGAAACGTCCGGTGTTTTCCAGATCAGAATGCAGTTCTTTTGGGAAACGCGCTGCGATCTGTATCAGAAGCGGATCGCCCAGATATGCATTTGTGCCCGTCATGGACGGTGTCTGGTTGGTGACTTCGTGCGTTTTCACAGGCTCATCCGTTTGGTTCTGTTCAATTCAAATTCAGCTCGTGAGCCTTTTGCGGCTCAGCGATTTAACATTCTATGCTTTCTTGCATCGTAATTTCCTAACATTTTCACACAGCCCACCGCTTTATGCCCAAAGAATACAGGTTTTTCTTTGTGAATCGGCCAAAGCCATTATAAGGGCGGTTGCGGTCCAGTTCTTGCGGCTCTATACGGGTGACTTGCCATGACAAATCAAACGGTCTCACCGATTTTCCCTCATCGCCACCTGCTTGGCATCAAGGGGCTATCGCCCCTGGACATTAATTGTCTTCTCGATCTTGCGGATCAG
Proteins encoded in this region:
- a CDS encoding acyl-CoA dehydrogenase family protein, with product MKTHEVTNQTPSMTGTNAYLGDPLLIQIAARFPKELHSDLENTGRFVMSAEAQDLARLANTELPKLRTHDRQGRRADLVEYHPAYHALMRRSIAQGLHCSIWEANPAEAGRRHQARAARFFLTAQLEAGHLCPLTMTNASLAAVMASPDLYKEWSPQILSRKYDSSQKPALQKHGITLGMGMTEKQGGTDVRANTTRAERNEDGTYAISGHKWFMSAPMSDAFLVLAQAEEGLSCFLLPRLTNETAGNGFYFQRLKDKLGNKSNASSEVEFDGAIGHLVGNPGEGVKTIMDMVTLTRLDCAVASAGLMRSGLAEAVHHARHREVGGQKLIEQPLMSRVLADMALDVAGATALSMRLARAFDMAASDRAEAAFARCMTPVVKYWVCKIAPALLYEAMECLGGNGYIEEGNLARAYREAPVNAIWEGSGNVMALDVARVLSRAPALFDEVLDWISGQLGVRGQGTIDVLQAALQLTETDQGVARLLTEQLAYAAAAAELRNLGADDVADAFIETRLGGQWRSTYGMLDARHNANRILDQLYPAS